One genomic region from Fictibacillus marinisediminis encodes:
- the wrbA gene encoding NAD(P)H:quinone oxidoreductase gives MSNVKLAVIYYSSTGTNYKLANWAAEGGKEAGAEVKVVKVPELAPPEAIESNAAWKAHVDETKDVPEVSLNDLEWADAIIFSIPTRFGNVPAQVKQFLDTTGGLWFNGKLVNKVASAMTSAQNPHGGQEATILSLYTTMYHWGAIVAAPGYTDPVLYGAGGNPYGTSVTVDQNGNMKEDVKDAVIHQAKRTVTVAELVKKGNQ, from the coding sequence ATGTCAAACGTAAAACTGGCGGTCATCTATTACAGTTCTACAGGAACAAACTACAAGCTGGCGAATTGGGCTGCGGAAGGCGGAAAAGAAGCAGGAGCAGAAGTAAAAGTGGTAAAAGTGCCTGAACTTGCACCACCTGAGGCCATTGAATCAAATGCTGCATGGAAAGCGCACGTAGATGAGACGAAGGACGTTCCTGAAGTCTCTCTAAATGATTTAGAGTGGGCAGATGCAATTATATTCAGCATCCCTACCCGTTTTGGAAATGTGCCTGCTCAGGTTAAGCAATTTCTCGATACGACGGGCGGCCTTTGGTTTAACGGAAAACTGGTAAATAAAGTGGCTAGTGCCATGACATCTGCCCAGAATCCGCATGGCGGCCAAGAAGCTACGATTCTTTCCTTATATACAACGATGTATCATTGGGGAGCTATTGTTGCGGCGCCGGGCTATACCGATCCCGTCCTGTATGGTGCAGGCGGCAATCCTTATGGAACAAGTGTTACCGTTGACCAGAATGGAAACATGAAAGAGGATGTAAAGGATGCGGTCATTCATCAGGCGAAACGGACAGTGACCGTTGCCGAGTTGGTTAAAAAAGGAAATCAATAA
- a CDS encoding helix-turn-helix transcriptional regulator: MDKPVSYTIEEVSALLKVSKLTIYDLIKKGKITAFRVGRQMRIDHEDLVAYKAGSRTVKSYSEKAVPALNSHQTVISGQDIVLDLLSKHLEPKLRTPPLRLYMGSLNSLMSMYHGECNLVSVHLYDGETGQYNVPYVKRMLVSQPFALINLVCRNAGIYVRKGNPLQIKTWRDLAKPVVTIVNREKGSGARVLLDEQLRLHQISHENLKGYETEVTNHLSVASAVASGQADAGIGIENVAKMAEVDFIPMIQEQYDLVILKTNENNNLLHHVMNTLSSSDFKSQLSQLKGYDLHLTGQIIYET, encoded by the coding sequence ATGGATAAACCAGTATCATACACGATCGAGGAAGTATCCGCATTGTTAAAAGTTTCTAAGCTTACTATTTATGATCTTATTAAAAAAGGTAAGATTACAGCTTTCAGGGTCGGAAGGCAAATGAGGATTGACCATGAAGATCTTGTGGCGTATAAAGCAGGGAGCAGAACGGTAAAATCTTATTCCGAGAAAGCAGTACCTGCGCTTAATTCGCATCAAACAGTAATCAGCGGCCAGGATATCGTGCTGGACTTGCTCAGCAAGCACTTGGAGCCTAAATTAAGAACACCTCCTTTAAGGCTGTATATGGGAAGCTTGAATAGTTTAATGTCGATGTATCATGGAGAGTGTAATCTTGTCAGTGTCCATCTGTATGATGGAGAGACCGGGCAATACAATGTGCCTTATGTAAAACGGATGCTGGTCAGCCAGCCTTTTGCGCTGATTAACCTAGTTTGCCGGAATGCAGGAATCTATGTGAGGAAGGGAAATCCTCTTCAAATCAAAACTTGGAGGGATTTGGCCAAGCCCGTTGTTACGATCGTCAACCGGGAAAAAGGTTCGGGGGCGCGGGTGCTGCTTGATGAGCAATTGCGGCTTCATCAAATTTCACATGAAAACCTTAAAGGCTATGAAACAGAAGTAACCAATCATCTATCTGTCGCCTCAGCGGTGGCCAGCGGACAAGCTGATGCAGGCATAGGCATTGAGAACGTGGCAAAGATGGCAGAAGTTGATTTTATACCGATGATTCAAGAACAATATGATCTTGTTATTTTAAAAACAAATGAAAATAATAACTTGCTTCATCATGTAATGAACACTTTATCCTCTTCGGATTTTAAATCACAGTTAAGCCAGCTGAAAGGCTATGATCTGCATCTTACCGGGCAAATCATCTATGAAACATAA
- a CDS encoding helix-turn-helix domain-containing protein — protein MIDGKKIYFYRIKKGLTQKAACEGICSVSYLSKIENNSITASPEILQLLCERLDIETSHISEEFINNLKKEIYEWYQDIKYRNEEDVHRKFEELQTQMAHVDDLGLVNLFQIFSVRYFIYKNDLEKAKELLDKLTEVKKTYTTEMEFYIFQFTAHYEYLLDNHKSALYFYKKAYFLSSKLSIQDPDLIYQLANITGRLGYFSQSHFYAKTALEAFNAEANYAKSIDCHIILGVTYSRLKDFESAKSHYLVALNAATFNPALKIMLPNILHNMGHSYFQAEQYDEALSVLKESLRKKKGINTAITIGLIAHNYYMKDDVKEAKQWIRKGIKITGEENITAGYIRLKILEFKLLKLEQTEEYRKFIEEKAIPFLEKKQDRLLLIEMYEELAIYYSNKFSYKNANHYYEKLNQLYKESL, from the coding sequence GTGATTGACGGTAAAAAAATTTACTTTTACAGAATTAAAAAAGGCTTAACCCAAAAAGCTGCCTGTGAAGGAATCTGTTCGGTTTCATACTTAAGCAAAATTGAAAACAACAGCATTACAGCAAGCCCTGAAATTCTACAGTTATTATGCGAACGGTTAGACATCGAAACTTCTCATATTAGCGAGGAGTTCATCAATAATTTAAAGAAAGAAATTTATGAATGGTATCAGGATATTAAGTACAGGAACGAAGAAGATGTTCACCGGAAATTTGAGGAACTGCAAACCCAGATGGCCCATGTGGATGACTTAGGTCTTGTTAACCTGTTTCAAATTTTTTCAGTACGATATTTCATTTATAAAAATGACCTGGAGAAGGCAAAGGAACTGCTTGATAAGCTGACTGAAGTGAAAAAGACGTATACCACTGAAATGGAGTTTTATATTTTTCAGTTTACAGCTCATTATGAATATTTGCTGGATAATCATAAATCTGCTTTATATTTCTATAAAAAGGCTTATTTTTTATCAAGTAAGCTTAGCATTCAAGATCCTGATTTAATCTATCAATTAGCGAATATTACCGGCCGGTTAGGATATTTTTCTCAATCTCATTTTTATGCGAAAACAGCGCTGGAGGCATTCAACGCAGAAGCCAATTATGCCAAAAGCATTGATTGTCATATTATACTTGGCGTTACATATAGCCGATTAAAGGACTTTGAGTCGGCGAAATCTCATTATCTTGTCGCATTGAATGCAGCTACTTTTAACCCGGCATTAAAAATCATGCTGCCAAACATTCTTCACAACATGGGCCATTCCTATTTTCAAGCAGAACAGTATGACGAAGCCCTATCCGTTTTAAAGGAAAGCCTGCGAAAGAAAAAGGGGATCAACACGGCAATAACCATTGGCTTAATTGCCCATAATTATTATATGAAAGATGATGTGAAGGAAGCGAAGCAATGGATCAGAAAAGGAATAAAAATTACAGGTGAAGAAAATATTACTGCTGGCTATATCCGGTTAAAGATACTGGAATTCAAACTTCTTAAACTGGAGCAAACCGAGGAATATCGTAAGTTTATTGAAGAGAAGGCCATTCCATTTTTAGAAAAAAAGCAAGACCGTTTGCTTCTGATTGAAATGTATGAGGAACTGGCTATCTACTATTCCAACAAGTTTTCTTATAAAAACGCCAATCATTATTATGAAAAACTTAATCAGTTATACAAAGAGTCTTTATAG
- the modA gene encoding molybdate ABC transporter substrate-binding protein: MKKTVSLLLLLFLFTTITACTGQTDKDQASKEKQTNLTISAAASLKDALTDLQHTYEKKHPDVNLHFNFGASGTLQQQISQGAPVDLFFSAAQDKFEALVKDGSIEKKEGTDIVGNDLVLIVPKGPESGIRSFSDLTNNSVKKISIGTPEAVPAGQYALESFKNMKVWREVKPKLVYAKDVRQVLSYVETGNVDAGVVYRTDALVSKKVKIAASADPESHSPIVYPLGVIKDSKHKGEAQKFYTFLKSDSSVKTLEKYGFKKIN; encoded by the coding sequence ATGAAAAAAACGGTAAGCCTGCTTCTGCTTCTTTTTTTGTTCACGACAATTACGGCTTGTACGGGCCAAACGGATAAGGATCAGGCTTCAAAAGAAAAACAAACGAACTTAACGATTTCCGCTGCCGCAAGCCTAAAGGATGCTCTTACAGACCTTCAGCATACATACGAGAAAAAGCATCCCGACGTGAACCTGCATTTCAATTTTGGCGCTTCAGGTACATTGCAGCAGCAAATCTCGCAAGGAGCACCTGTTGATCTATTTTTCTCTGCAGCTCAGGACAAGTTTGAAGCCCTTGTAAAGGATGGAAGTATTGAAAAGAAAGAGGGTACAGATATAGTAGGAAACGATTTAGTCCTGATTGTTCCAAAAGGGCCTGAATCCGGAATAAGGTCGTTCAGTGATTTAACGAACAACTCTGTTAAAAAGATCTCCATCGGGACGCCTGAAGCCGTGCCCGCCGGCCAATATGCCCTGGAATCTTTTAAAAACATGAAGGTATGGAGAGAAGTAAAACCAAAGCTGGTCTATGCAAAGGATGTGCGTCAAGTTCTTTCCTATGTTGAAACGGGGAATGTCGATGCAGGGGTCGTTTATAGGACAGATGCACTGGTTTCAAAAAAAGTAAAGATAGCTGCCTCCGCTGATCCTGAATCTCATTCTCCAATCGTTTACCCCTTAGGAGTCATCAAAGATTCGAAACATAAAGGAGAGGCCCAAAAATTCTATACATTTCTAAAGAGCGATTCGTCCGTAAAGACTCTTGAAAAATACGGATTTAAAAAGATCAATTAA
- a CDS encoding aspartyl-phosphate phosphatase Spo0E family protein — translation MSPALNRELLELIENKRTEMVLSAMEKGFHSEETIFRGNELNELLNCYHKLLSIHSTDRI, via the coding sequence ATGAGTCCAGCGTTAAACAGGGAATTACTAGAGTTGATTGAGAATAAGCGAACAGAAATGGTGCTTTCAGCAATGGAGAAAGGGTTTCATAGTGAGGAGACCATCTTCCGAGGAAATGAACTGAATGAACTATTAAACTGTTATCATAAGCTGCTTTCTATTCATTCCACGGACAGAATCTAG
- a CDS encoding spore gernimation protein GerPD, which translates to MNVKVINRKLAVHEVNILGVSISSILLIGDAESISTGSAFDTPPTSLVVGPLLIPVQGTLQTKPPAPATPAQAGVSVPLTPAAPGAPAAPSGR; encoded by the coding sequence TTGAACGTTAAAGTGATCAACCGCAAACTCGCTGTACATGAGGTCAATATTTTGGGTGTCAGCATCTCCTCTATCTTATTGATCGGTGATGCTGAATCCATCTCAACCGGTTCGGCCTTTGATACACCGCCTACCTCACTCGTTGTTGGTCCTTTACTGATTCCGGTTCAGGGTACACTTCAAACGAAGCCACCTGCTCCTGCTACACCTGCGCAGGCTGGGGTATCCGTGCCGTTAACACCTGCCGCACCGGGCGCTCCAGCAGCTCCTTCAGGCAGATGA